A stretch of Brachyhypopomus gauderio isolate BG-103 chromosome 3, BGAUD_0.2, whole genome shotgun sequence DNA encodes these proteins:
- the LOC143509948 gene encoding lysozyme g-like isoform X1 yields MLLSTLHRHGTQCKHKRHSDYRSWRTHLQTAGEQTANNHLLNTGTDVQASYALAEEDAGRMENYRRSINKAAEETHIDPAIIAAIISRETRAGNYLGRYGWNSQNIAFGIMQVHKVNNPRGAKDSLEHMIQACGILTDYINIMDVSWSPELRYKGGIAAYNCGPRKVTSTNVDRNTEGGDYANDVVARAQWYKSKGY; encoded by the exons CATTCCGACTACCGGAGCTGGCGCACACACCTCCAGACAGCTGGGGAACAGACAGCTAACAA TCATTTATTAAATACTGGAACAGATGTGCAGGCCTCGTATGCACTCGCGGAAGAAGATGCAGGTAGGATGGAAAATTACAGGCGCTCCATCAACAAAGCCGCGGAAGAGACTCACATCGACCCGGCCATCATAGCAGCCATCATCTCTAGAGAGACCCGAGCTGGGAACTACTTAGGGCGGTACGGCTGGAACAGTCAGAACATTGCATTTGGGATAATGCAG GTCCACAAGGTCAACAACCCACGAGGTGCAAAGGACAGTTTGGAACATATGATCCAGGCTTGTGGCATCCTCACTGACTACATCAACATTATGGACGTCTCATGGTCTCCTGAACTTCGCTATAAAG GTGGAATCGCTGCGTATAACTGCGGCCCTAGAAAAGTCACCTCCACAAACGTAGACCGAAACACAGAGGGGGGCGACTACGCCAACGACGTGGTGGCAAGAGCCCAGTGGTACAAAAGCAAGGGCTACTAG
- the LOC143509948 gene encoding lysozyme g-like isoform X2 — MALSVNINDIPTTGAGAHTSRQLGNRQLTSKTSSHLLNTGTDVQASYALAEEDAGRMENYRRSINKAAEETHIDPAIIAAIISRETRAGNYLGRYGWNSQNIAFGIMQVHKVNNPRGAKDSLEHMIQACGILTDYINIMDVSWSPELRYKGGIAAYNCGPRKVTSTNVDRNTEGGDYANDVVARAQWYKSKGY, encoded by the exons CATTCCGACTACCGGAGCTGGCGCACACACCTCCAGACAGCTGGGGAACAGACAGCTAACAAGTAAAACGTCAAG TCATTTATTAAATACTGGAACAGATGTGCAGGCCTCGTATGCACTCGCGGAAGAAGATGCAGGTAGGATGGAAAATTACAGGCGCTCCATCAACAAAGCCGCGGAAGAGACTCACATCGACCCGGCCATCATAGCAGCCATCATCTCTAGAGAGACCCGAGCTGGGAACTACTTAGGGCGGTACGGCTGGAACAGTCAGAACATTGCATTTGGGATAATGCAG GTCCACAAGGTCAACAACCCACGAGGTGCAAAGGACAGTTTGGAACATATGATCCAGGCTTGTGGCATCCTCACTGACTACATCAACATTATGGACGTCTCATGGTCTCCTGAACTTCGCTATAAAG GTGGAATCGCTGCGTATAACTGCGGCCCTAGAAAAGTCACCTCCACAAACGTAGACCGAAACACAGAGGGGGGCGACTACGCCAACGACGTGGTGGCAAGAGCCCAGTGGTACAAAAGCAAGGGCTACTAG
- the LOC143509946 gene encoding neoverrucotoxin subunit beta-like, with protein sequence MSSLVKEVVEVPCLGRPLQLGMLYDLRSDRLVPGLTLWDNNEIQRHKNVTPQQFTQMKISCSDGFEDKAAYMDISGSLKLSVMSGKVNVEGSAKYLNDNKKSTKQSSFTLTYHVTTQFEQLTMDHFANKKLKYTEVFDSDLATHVVTAVLYGANAFFVFNRYLDSNEDKTEIEGSIKLAFSNLSCFGISVEGDASGRLNESEKSATEKFSCKFYGDFTLPANPFSLESAVEMYKELPNMLGERGENAVPLKVWLYPLTKLDSKVTKCVRDIGNSIITTVSDAIESLNIVEIKCNDLIVDTAAQTFPAFHQKLQDLKTTCNHYKLDLLKKVGSLLPLIRGGEEEESVLVKLLNDHEESPFSSTELHQWIKIKEEESDVLKVFLEKLQCSAQDICKSTVFTSILNKYVVCFTFTSLDEPDHFLDYLSNYTEQKSSIKPESWLTPDVGQRMRKNLKLFTDLKSLSKSDTKFVVMSEHHKKHPGACIMVYGDKYDGAVCFTPPCKPTCSVADPVTDSSVTVKLSPACEDSVKRKLQYKMKQHEKWKCQHVEQKEQEVTLTDLNANAVYQIKCTAVDVLGKYPISSDVITIQTPKLHFSSAFSS encoded by the exons ATGAGCTCACTGGTAAAGGAAGTGGTTGAGGTGCCATGTCTGGGAAGGCCATTGCAGCTGGGCATGCTGTATGACTTGAGGAGTGATCGTCTCGTACCAG GACTAACCTTATGGGACAACAACGAAATTCAGAGACACAAAAATGTGACTCCGCAACAATTCACTCAAATGAAGATTAGCTGTTCAGATGGTTTTGAAGACAAGGCAGCTTATATGGACATAAGTGGCTCCCTCAAACTCAGTGTCATGTCTGGTAAAGTAAATGTAGAAGGATCTGCTAAATATTTAAATGATAACAAAAAGTCCACTAAACAGTCCAGCTTTACACTGACCTACCATGTAACCACACAGTTTGAACAACTGACCATGGATCATTTTGCCAATAAGAAGTTGAAGTACACTGAGGTGTTTGACAGTGATCTAGCAACACATGTGGTCACTGCTGTGTTGTACGGTGCAAATGCTTTCTTTGTGTTTAACAGATATTTAGATTCAAATGAGGATAAGACTGAGATAGAAGGATCCATCAAACTTGCCTTTAGTAATCTCAGTTGTTTTGGGATTTCAGTGGAAGGTGATGCCTCAGGTAGACTGAACGAGAGTGAAAAGTCAGCAACTGAGAAATTCAGCTGTAAATTCTATGGAGATTTTACATTACCAGCAAATCCATTCTCATTGGAAAGTGCAGTTGAGATGTACAAAGAACTTCCAAACATGCTCGGTGAGAGAGGAGAAAATGCAGTTCCATTGAAAGTGTGGCTCTATCCTCTCACCAAACTGGATTCAAAAGTGACTAAATGTGTTCGTGACATAGGCAACAGCATTATTACAACTGTGTCAGATGCAATCGAGAGTTTGAACATTGTAGAAATTAAATGCAATGATCTTATAGTAGACACTGCTGCTCAAACATTTCCTGCTTTTCATCAAAAACTTCAAGATCTGAAGACAACCTGCAACCACTATAAACTAGACCTGCTGAAGAAAGtgggctctctgctaccattaatacgtggaggtgaagaagaagaaagtGTTCTTGTAAAACTCCTCAATGATCATGAGGAGTCTCCTTTCAGTAGTACTGAACTTCACCAGTGGATAAAGATCAAAGAAGAGGAGTCAGATGTACTGAAAGTCTTTCTGGAGAAGCTGCAGTGTTCTGCTCAGGATATATGTAAAAGCACTGTTTTTACTTCCATACTCAATAAATATGTGGTGTGCTTTACTTTCACCTCTCTGGATGAGCCAGATCACTTTCTGGATTATTTATCAAACTATACAGAACAGAAAAGTTCAATAAAACCTGAGTCCTGGTTGACTCCAGACGTAGGGCAGAGAATGCGGAAAAACTTAAAATTATTCACAGACCTAAAGAGCCTGAGTAAGAGTGATACCAAATTTGTTGTGATGTCAGAACACCACAAGAAGCACCCTGGAGCTTGCATCATGGTTTATGGAGATAAATATGATGGAGCTGTCTGTTTTACTCCTCCATGTAAACCCACATGCTCAGTCGCTGATCCAGTGACTGACAGCAGTGTAACGGTGAAGTTAAGCCCTGCGTGTGAGGACTCAGTGAAGCGAAAACTGCAGTACAAGATGAAGCAGCATGAAAAGTGGAAGTGTCAACATGTGGAGCAGAAAGAACAGGAAGTCACACTAACCGACCTGAATGCTAATGCTGTGTACCAGATCAAATGCACTGCAGTGGATGTACTAGGGAAATACCCAATTTCTAGTGATGTCATCACCATTCAAACTCCTAAACTACATTTTAGCAGTGCATTTTCTTCATAA
- the LOC143509948 gene encoding lysozyme g-like isoform X4 — MALSVNINDIPTTGAGAHTSRQLGNRQLTNVQASYALAEEDAGRMENYRRSINKAAEETHIDPAIIAAIISRETRAGNYLGRYGWNSQNIAFGIMQVHKVNNPRGAKDSLEHMIQACGILTDYINIMDVSWSPELRYKGGIAAYNCGPRKVTSTNVDRNTEGGDYANDVVARAQWYKSKGY; from the exons CATTCCGACTACCGGAGCTGGCGCACACACCTCCAGACAGCTGGGGAACAGACAGCTAACAA ATGTGCAGGCCTCGTATGCACTCGCGGAAGAAGATGCAGGTAGGATGGAAAATTACAGGCGCTCCATCAACAAAGCCGCGGAAGAGACTCACATCGACCCGGCCATCATAGCAGCCATCATCTCTAGAGAGACCCGAGCTGGGAACTACTTAGGGCGGTACGGCTGGAACAGTCAGAACATTGCATTTGGGATAATGCAG GTCCACAAGGTCAACAACCCACGAGGTGCAAAGGACAGTTTGGAACATATGATCCAGGCTTGTGGCATCCTCACTGACTACATCAACATTATGGACGTCTCATGGTCTCCTGAACTTCGCTATAAAG GTGGAATCGCTGCGTATAACTGCGGCCCTAGAAAAGTCACCTCCACAAACGTAGACCGAAACACAGAGGGGGGCGACTACGCCAACGACGTGGTGGCAAGAGCCCAGTGGTACAAAAGCAAGGGCTACTAG
- the LOC143509948 gene encoding lysozyme g-like isoform X3, protein MALSVNINDIPTTGAGAHTSRQLGNRQLTSKTSRSHQQYVQASYALAEEDAGRMENYRRSINKAAEETHIDPAIIAAIISRETRAGNYLGRYGWNSQNIAFGIMQVHKVNNPRGAKDSLEHMIQACGILTDYINIMDVSWSPELRYKGGIAAYNCGPRKVTSTNVDRNTEGGDYANDVVARAQWYKSKGY, encoded by the exons CATTCCGACTACCGGAGCTGGCGCACACACCTCCAGACAGCTGGGGAACAGACAGCTAACAAGTAAAACGTCAAGGTCGCATCAACAAT ATGTGCAGGCCTCGTATGCACTCGCGGAAGAAGATGCAGGTAGGATGGAAAATTACAGGCGCTCCATCAACAAAGCCGCGGAAGAGACTCACATCGACCCGGCCATCATAGCAGCCATCATCTCTAGAGAGACCCGAGCTGGGAACTACTTAGGGCGGTACGGCTGGAACAGTCAGAACATTGCATTTGGGATAATGCAG GTCCACAAGGTCAACAACCCACGAGGTGCAAAGGACAGTTTGGAACATATGATCCAGGCTTGTGGCATCCTCACTGACTACATCAACATTATGGACGTCTCATGGTCTCCTGAACTTCGCTATAAAG GTGGAATCGCTGCGTATAACTGCGGCCCTAGAAAAGTCACCTCCACAAACGTAGACCGAAACACAGAGGGGGGCGACTACGCCAACGACGTGGTGGCAAGAGCCCAGTGGTACAAAAGCAAGGGCTACTAG